One genomic window of Argonema galeatum A003/A1 includes the following:
- the hemW gene encoding radical SAM family heme chaperone HemW, producing the protein MQPIPSSAYIHIPFCRRRCYYCDFPVSVVGDKARGDSSGTIVQYVEMLCREIDITPALGKPLETVFFGGGTPSLLSVKQLSYILELLAHQFGIVAGAEISMEMDPGTFDLTHLKGYRDAGVNRISLGVQAFQDELLKYAGRSHTVADIFAAVELIRQIDVPDFSLDLISGLPHQTLEHWQNSLETAIAISPEHISVYDLIVEPVTAFARQYKPGSQPLPTDDTTVKMYKLAQQVLTNDGYQHYEISNYAQPGHQCRHNRVYWENRPYYGFGMGAASYFGGQRFTRKRTRREYYEWVTSGGAIDCAQISANDILLETLMLGLRLASGLNLSALDRQFGEKSLEQIWNCLQPYYRQGWVQIVGIDGKAIDICDDKKLPLFGRLRLTDPEGFLFSNTILAALFEQLE; encoded by the coding sequence GTGCAACCCATTCCTAGTTCCGCTTACATTCACATTCCTTTCTGTCGGCGACGCTGCTATTATTGCGATTTCCCGGTTTCTGTAGTGGGAGATAAGGCTCGTGGTGATAGCTCTGGCACGATCGTACAGTATGTTGAGATGTTATGTCGGGAAATTGACATTACACCAGCATTGGGAAAACCTCTGGAAACAGTTTTCTTTGGTGGTGGTACTCCTTCGCTGCTATCAGTAAAACAACTAAGTTACATACTGGAATTACTTGCTCATCAGTTTGGTATTGTTGCTGGTGCCGAAATTTCAATGGAAATGGACCCAGGCACGTTTGATTTGACACATTTAAAGGGATATCGGGATGCGGGAGTAAATCGGATCAGTTTGGGGGTACAAGCTTTTCAGGATGAACTGTTAAAATATGCGGGCCGATCGCACACCGTTGCCGATATTTTTGCAGCAGTTGAGTTAATCCGTCAAATCGATGTTCCAGACTTCAGTTTAGATTTGATTTCTGGACTGCCGCATCAAACTCTAGAACATTGGCAAAATTCCCTAGAGACAGCAATTGCTATTTCCCCGGAGCACATCTCTGTTTATGACCTTATTGTTGAGCCTGTTACGGCCTTTGCACGTCAGTATAAACCCGGTTCTCAGCCTTTGCCCACTGATGATACCACAGTCAAGATGTACAAGCTAGCGCAACAAGTGCTGACGAATGACGGTTATCAACATTATGAAATTTCTAATTATGCCCAGCCCGGACATCAGTGCCGCCACAATCGAGTTTACTGGGAAAATCGTCCTTATTATGGTTTTGGCATGGGTGCTGCGAGTTATTTTGGCGGACAGCGCTTTACAAGAAAGCGTACAAGGCGAGAATATTATGAATGGGTGACATCTGGAGGTGCGATCGATTGCGCCCAAATCTCGGCAAATGATATTCTGTTAGAAACTTTAATGCTGGGCTTACGCTTGGCGTCAGGGTTAAACTTGTCAGCTTTAGATCGGCAGTTTGGGGAAAAAAGCTTAGAGCAGATTTGGAATTGTTTGCAGCCTTACTATCGTCAAGGTTGGGTGCAAATTGTAGGTATAGATGGGAAAGCTATTGATATTTGCGATGATAAAAAGTTACCGTTGTTTGGGCGGTTAAGATTAACCGATCCAGAAGGATTCTTGTTTTCTAATACTATTCTGGCTGCTTTATTTGAGCAACTAGAATAA
- a CDS encoding PIN/TRAM domain-containing protein, whose translation MLDAIIILSFMAAGAGIGFYIIDLIPSWALTQVTNLQGLRLVFAGFGVIGGIAVGLFVQTAYRRLERKVREMPVDVLLTRAVGLVLGLLVANLMLAPIFLLPIPTDFAFIKPLVAVLGSIMFAFSGINLADTHGRGFLRLINPHTVESLLVAEGTLKPAATKVLDTSCIIDGRIEELLDTGFVEGQILVPQFVLRELQQVADASNDQKRVRGRRGLDILNRMKNTYPERIVIHSADYEDIPTVDAKLVRLAQEINGTLLSNDYNLSKVASLQKVPVLNINDLAQSIRPSYLPGDNLDLKIIKEGKEPSQGIGYLDDGTLVVVEEGSRYVGSELRVVVTSALQTSAGRMIFARPQAAEGLKV comes from the coding sequence ATGCTTGACGCAATTATTATTCTTTCATTCATGGCAGCAGGGGCTGGGATCGGCTTCTACATCATTGACTTGATACCGAGCTGGGCGCTGACGCAGGTAACCAATCTGCAAGGTTTGCGCTTGGTTTTCGCCGGGTTTGGAGTCATAGGTGGAATAGCGGTGGGGCTCTTCGTCCAGACGGCTTATCGGCGTTTGGAACGGAAAGTCCGGGAAATGCCGGTGGATGTCCTCTTGACTCGTGCAGTTGGCTTGGTGCTGGGGCTACTCGTTGCCAACTTAATGCTCGCGCCAATTTTCTTACTGCCGATTCCGACGGATTTTGCCTTTATTAAGCCACTGGTCGCCGTTTTGGGCAGTATCATGTTTGCCTTCTCTGGTATAAATCTTGCAGATACCCACGGGCGGGGTTTCTTGCGACTGATTAATCCTCACACGGTGGAAAGTCTCCTAGTAGCAGAAGGCACGCTTAAGCCTGCGGCTACCAAAGTCTTAGATACCAGTTGCATTATCGACGGTCGCATTGAAGAGTTGCTGGATACTGGTTTTGTGGAAGGCCAAATTCTCGTGCCGCAGTTTGTTTTGCGGGAATTGCAGCAAGTCGCCGATGCTTCCAACGATCAAAAGCGAGTTCGGGGGCGTCGAGGGCTGGATATCCTTAACCGCATGAAGAATACTTACCCAGAGAGGATTGTTATTCATTCTGCTGACTACGAAGATATTCCCACGGTGGATGCCAAGTTGGTGCGTTTGGCTCAAGAGATTAATGGCACTCTGCTGAGTAATGACTATAATCTCAGCAAGGTTGCCAGCTTGCAGAAAGTACCTGTGTTGAATATCAATGACTTAGCGCAGTCGATTCGTCCTTCTTATCTACCGGGTGACAACCTGGATCTGAAAATTATCAAGGAAGGCAAGGAACCCAGTCAAGGGATTGGCTATTTGGATGATGGCACTTTGGTTGTGGTTGAAGAGGGCAGCAGATATGTGGGCAGCGAACTGCGGGTGGTTGTAACATCTGCGTTACAAACTTCTGCTGGGAGGATGATTTTTGCCCGCCCCCAAGCAGCGGAAGGTTTGAAGGTTTGA
- a CDS encoding vWA domain-containing protein codes for MKVSLQPILNDANLDAGQSTSQRQLEISVSATPGEIVENVPLNLCLILDRSGSMSGRPLETVKQAAGRLVERLKEGDRLSVVVFDHRAKVLIPNQVIEDGAAIKRQIAQLKADGGTAIDEGLRLGIEEMAKGKKDAISQAFLLTDGENEHGSNDKCLKLAELAAGYKLTLNALGFGTHWNQDILEQIADAGGGSLSYIEQPDRVVEEFARLFKRIQSVGLTNAYLLFDLMPKVRLAELKPIAQVAPDTIELPVQQEGSRFLVRLGDLMTEQERVILANLYIGQMPEGRQTVARLQVRYDDPGQGKEGLLSEIASVEANCVRTYQPSIDPKVQKSILALAKYRQTQIAETKLQQGDRAGAATMLQTAAKTALQMGDKSAATVLQVNATRLQSGEELSEGDRKKTRIVSKTILQSDS; via the coding sequence ATGAAAGTTAGTTTGCAGCCTATATTGAACGATGCCAACCTGGATGCGGGTCAATCGACGAGTCAGCGTCAGCTGGAGATTTCCGTTTCTGCTACGCCGGGTGAAATAGTAGAGAATGTACCCCTAAACTTGTGTCTGATTCTCGATCGCAGCGGTTCGATGAGCGGACGCCCCCTGGAAACGGTCAAACAAGCAGCCGGACGCTTGGTAGAACGGCTTAAAGAAGGCGATCGCCTTTCGGTGGTAGTCTTCGATCACCGCGCCAAAGTTTTAATCCCCAATCAAGTTATTGAAGATGGAGCTGCCATCAAACGGCAGATCGCCCAACTGAAGGCTGACGGCGGTACCGCAATTGATGAGGGACTGCGCCTGGGAATTGAAGAAATGGCTAAGGGCAAAAAAGACGCGATTTCCCAAGCATTTCTGTTGACCGACGGTGAAAACGAACATGGCAGCAATGATAAATGCCTCAAATTGGCGGAACTGGCTGCTGGCTACAAACTGACCCTGAACGCTTTGGGATTCGGCACTCACTGGAATCAAGATATTCTAGAACAAATTGCCGATGCTGGTGGTGGCTCCTTATCTTATATCGAACAGCCCGATCGCGTAGTGGAAGAATTTGCTCGCCTGTTCAAGCGCATCCAATCTGTGGGATTGACTAATGCTTACTTGCTGTTCGATCTGATGCCAAAGGTGCGGCTGGCAGAACTCAAACCCATCGCTCAAGTTGCTCCCGATACGATCGAATTGCCGGTACAACAAGAAGGGTCGCGATTTCTAGTCCGATTGGGAGATTTGATGACCGAACAAGAGCGAGTTATCCTGGCAAACTTGTATATCGGTCAAATGCCGGAAGGGCGGCAGACTGTAGCCCGCTTGCAAGTTCGCTATGACGATCCAGGCCAGGGTAAGGAAGGTTTACTCTCTGAAATTGCATCAGTGGAGGCAAACTGCGTGCGGACTTACCAACCGAGTATCGACCCAAAGGTGCAAAAGTCGATTTTGGCTTTGGCAAAATATCGGCAAACTCAAATTGCGGAGACAAAATTGCAACAAGGCGATCGCGCTGGTGCTGCTACGATGCTGCAAACTGCCGCCAAAACCGCTCTGCAAATGGGAGACAAAAGTGCCGCAACAGTGCTGCAAGTCAATGCCACCCGGCTGCAATCAGGAGAAGAACTTTCGGAAGGCGATCGCAAGAAAACCCGCATTGTCTCCAAAACCATATTACAGAGCGACTCTTGA
- a CDS encoding DUF3160 domain-containing protein produces MTSTPIAQASCDVFGYTAAFDEALQKIGQISPQEFAKRYTSQAKYLPQISFDPTTAKFWNDFHKNKLFQLNTDELAIFKQNGFVVSERLGGENFADIFYRIYSNDLPVFVSADALLHAWHRSYDAILEELEETYLSKSLDEILEGMQQGIREAWKKCGNGVLAEAVKCADYFLAVARSLLAERTVKTHLGQDTGVDRTLKEIQGQQLQEFNLFGRDRTVDFSQFKVRGHYENSELLKRYFRAMMWCGTIDLRIAGTLQESSVRELGAAVVLYDLLKKSGKFEQWQQFDRLLQTFVGRTDSMTFAQLGDILNKAKIKSPADIKDWGVLLQLEADIISGKIGIQNIGSHYYESPFGAEKIQLPRSFTILGQKFVLDSWVTSRIVYDDIEWNGEKVDRRIPSCLDVAFAALGNNQVVSELVARMTDPKGRKFRDGLNYQHNLAAAKYVIDEQNPAVWEENIYMNWLATLRELSTPTKDRKYPEAMSTSAWSMKTLNTQLASWTQLRHDTILHVKQSYTDMLVCYYPAGFVEPRPAFWERFEKMAQLAADLIEKTPFPKSSGKKNNQYEVRLQDIQKRQTSFLKNFANKLAILKGIAVKELAQKEFTESETLFLKKIVERTDKTGNVYFRQSIYTGWYFGLFYKGHKDSEKQDAIVADVHTNLPSSGDPGCVLHQGVGNVDLLMIAVDNGKDKVVYAGPVLSHYEFEMPGVSRKSDSEWQSELKLGEVPPRPDWTKNYLVPVTPKDILQELLKLVNGTSLDLSGRNLMTIPKEIGQIAHLTHLNFSGNQLTALPKEIGNLTNLTWLDLSEAQLQTLPPDISLLTNLTELIISANKLTALPKEIGNLTNLTKLDLAKNQLETLLPEIGLLTNLTVLILSANQLTALPKEIGNLTNLTWLDLSRNRLETLPPEIGFLTNLTELNFSANQLTALPKEIGHLTNLTKLNLANNQLETLPPEIGLLTNLTALILDSNQLTVLPPEIGLLTNLTALILSANQLTALPKEIGNITNLTELDLSKNQLKTLPPKIGLLTNLTELKLRYNQLTALPKEIGNFTNLTELNLSFNRLEALPPEIGLLTNLTVLILCGNKLTTLPKEIGNFTNLTKLNLANNQLETLPPEIGLLTNLTELNLSANQLTALPKEIGHLTNLTKLDLSYNQLETLPTEIGLLTNLTELNFRYNRLTAVPKEIENLTKLTKFEYKNNPLAELPKKMDWLTKLRK; encoded by the coding sequence ATGACCAGCACACCCATTGCACAAGCCTCCTGTGATGTTTTTGGTTACACAGCAGCATTTGACGAAGCACTCCAAAAAATTGGGCAGATTTCACCCCAAGAATTTGCCAAACGATATACCAGCCAAGCTAAATATCTGCCTCAAATCAGCTTCGACCCGACAACAGCCAAGTTCTGGAACGATTTCCACAAAAACAAACTCTTTCAACTCAATACAGACGAACTAGCAATTTTCAAGCAAAATGGCTTTGTGGTCAGCGAAAGATTGGGAGGAGAGAATTTTGCTGACATATTCTATCGCATTTACAGCAACGACTTGCCAGTTTTCGTTTCCGCCGATGCCCTGCTTCATGCTTGGCATCGGTCATACGATGCCATTCTCGAAGAACTGGAAGAAACTTATCTATCCAAGTCACTTGATGAGATTCTCGAAGGGATGCAACAGGGAATTCGCGAAGCTTGGAAAAAGTGTGGTAATGGCGTGTTGGCTGAGGCTGTGAAATGTGCTGACTACTTCCTGGCAGTAGCGCGTTCTTTGCTGGCAGAGCGAACGGTTAAGACTCACTTAGGTCAGGATACTGGAGTAGATCGAACCCTCAAAGAGATCCAAGGTCAGCAACTTCAAGAGTTTAACCTATTTGGGCGAGATCGTACAGTAGATTTCTCTCAATTTAAAGTGCGCGGACATTATGAAAACTCCGAATTACTGAAGCGATATTTCCGTGCAATGATGTGGTGCGGCACGATAGATCTCCGCATTGCTGGCACATTACAAGAATCCTCAGTCAGAGAACTCGGCGCGGCTGTAGTTCTCTACGATCTCCTCAAAAAAAGTGGTAAATTTGAGCAATGGCAGCAGTTCGATCGGTTACTCCAAACTTTTGTAGGTCGAACCGATTCCATGACCTTTGCCCAGCTGGGCGATATTTTAAATAAGGCGAAGATAAAATCCCCCGCAGATATCAAAGATTGGGGAGTACTATTGCAACTAGAAGCTGACATTATATCAGGTAAAATCGGCATTCAAAACATCGGCAGTCACTATTACGAATCACCCTTTGGAGCGGAAAAGATTCAACTACCGCGATCGTTTACCATCCTGGGTCAAAAGTTTGTTTTAGACAGTTGGGTTACATCCAGAATAGTGTATGACGATATCGAGTGGAATGGTGAGAAAGTTGATCGTCGCATCCCTAGCTGTTTAGATGTTGCTTTTGCCGCGTTGGGGAACAACCAAGTTGTGTCAGAACTCGTGGCACGCATGACCGATCCTAAAGGCCGAAAATTCAGAGATGGACTCAACTATCAGCACAACTTAGCAGCAGCAAAATATGTAATTGACGAGCAGAATCCAGCAGTTTGGGAAGAAAACATTTACATGAACTGGCTGGCTACTTTGCGGGAACTCTCGACACCGACTAAAGACCGCAAATATCCCGAAGCGATGAGTACCTCTGCCTGGTCAATGAAAACTCTCAACACGCAGCTAGCTTCGTGGACACAACTGCGTCACGACACGATTCTTCATGTTAAACAATCATACACGGATATGCTTGTTTGCTATTACCCAGCAGGTTTTGTAGAACCACGACCTGCATTTTGGGAACGATTTGAGAAAATGGCTCAGCTTGCAGCCGATTTGATTGAAAAAACTCCCTTTCCAAAAAGTTCAGGCAAGAAAAATAACCAATACGAGGTTCGACTCCAAGACATCCAGAAAAGACAAACTTCATTCTTGAAAAACTTCGCCAACAAGTTAGCTATCCTCAAAGGAATTGCTGTGAAAGAACTTGCACAGAAGGAATTCACTGAATCAGAAACCTTATTTCTGAAAAAGATTGTCGAGCGAACAGATAAAACAGGTAATGTTTACTTCCGGCAATCAATATACACCGGCTGGTATTTTGGTCTTTTCTATAAAGGGCATAAGGATTCTGAAAAACAGGATGCAATTGTCGCAGATGTACATACCAACCTACCCTCATCGGGAGATCCAGGTTGTGTGCTGCATCAGGGTGTGGGTAATGTCGATTTGTTGATGATTGCGGTGGACAACGGTAAGGATAAGGTGGTCTATGCTGGCCCAGTTCTTTCCCATTACGAATTTGAGATGCCAGGAGTTTCACGTAAATCGGATTCTGAGTGGCAGAGTGAACTTAAGCTTGGTGAGGTTCCACCCCGACCCGATTGGACAAAGAACTATCTCGTACCTGTCACACCTAAAGACATCCTCCAAGAACTTCTTAAGCTAGTCAATGGGACAAGTCTTGACTTAAGCGGTAGGAATCTAATGACGATTCCCAAAGAAATTGGTCAGATCGCTCACCTCACACATCTAAACTTCAGCGGCAATCAATTAACAGCGCTGCCAAAAGAAATCGGAAATCTCACTAATCTGACCTGGTTAGACCTTAGCGAAGCTCAACTACAAACATTGCCACCGGACATCAGTCTGCTTACCAATTTAACAGAGCTAATTATCAGTGCAAACAAACTAACAGCACTACCAAAAGAAATCGGAAATCTCACTAATCTAACCAAGTTAGACCTTGCCAAGAATCAACTAGAAACATTGCTACCGGAAATCGGTCTGCTTACCAATTTAACAGTGCTAATCCTCAGTGCCAATCAACTAACAGCGCTGCCAAAAGAAATCGGAAATCTCACTAATCTGACCTGGTTAGACCTTAGCCGCAATCGACTAGAAACACTGCCACCGGAAATCGGTTTCCTTACCAATTTAACAGAGCTAAACTTCAGTGCAAATCAACTAACAGCGCTGCCCAAAGAAATCGGTCATCTCACTAATCTGACCAAGTTAAACCTTGCCAACAATCAACTAGAAACACTGCCACCGGAAATCGGTCTGCTTACCAATTTAACAGCGCTAATCCTCGATAGCAATCAACTAACAGTGCTGCCACCGGAAATCGGTCTGCTTACCAATTTAACAGCGCTAATCCTCAGTGCCAATCAACTAACAGCGCTGCCGAAAGAAATTGGGAATATCACTAATTTGACCGAGTTAGACCTTAGCAAAAATCAACTAAAAACACTGCCACCGAAAATCGGTCTGCTTACCAATTTAACAGAGCTAAAACTTAGATATAATCAACTAACAGCGCTACCAAAAGAAATCGGCAATTTCACTAATCTGACAGAATTAAACCTTAGCTTCAATCGACTAGAAGCACTGCCACCAGAAATCGGTCTACTTACCAATTTAACAGTGCTAATCCTCTGCGGTAATAAGCTAACAACGCTGCCAAAAGAAATCGGAAATTTCACTAATCTGACCAAATTAAACCTTGCCAACAATCAACTAGAAACACTGCCACCGGAAATCGGTCTGCTTACCAATTTAACAGAGCTAAACCTCAGTGCCAATCAACTAACAGCGCTGCCCAAAGAAATCGGTCATCTCACTAATCTGACCAAGTTAGACCTTAGCTACAATCAACTAGAAACACTGCCAACAGAAATCGGTCTGCTTACGAATTTAACAGAGCTAAACTTCAGATATAATCGACTAACAGCGGTGCCAAAAGAAATCGAAAATCTCACAAAACTCACCAAGTTCGAGTACAAAAATAATCCCCTGGCAGAACTGCCAAAAAAAATGGATTGGCTGACAAAATTAAGAAAGTGA